One window of the Rufibacter radiotolerans genome contains the following:
- a CDS encoding NUDIX hydrolase, with protein MNVFINDIPLIIKKSSEKIFKHKYDLVLGKDEQFTSKDLVGDVLFKDVDSVLIDRLARLMEVKKLKKLESLTLVTDKKKKLIEHLKDQFKIIKAAGGLVIKDGKILMIYRLGMWDLPKGKIKKTEETSLAAIREVEEECNIKVAITGELPNTWHSYAYKGNKILKKTNWYTMQCLDDSLMKPQAEEFIEEVRFMTPDEVLEVLPESYASIQFVIRDYLKAVKKGGKG; from the coding sequence ATGAATGTCTTTATCAACGACATCCCACTGATTATTAAAAAAAGCAGTGAAAAGATCTTTAAGCACAAATATGATTTGGTGCTCGGTAAAGATGAACAATTTACCTCTAAGGATTTGGTGGGCGATGTGCTCTTCAAAGACGTAGACTCCGTCCTGATTGACCGTTTGGCGCGCCTCATGGAAGTGAAAAAGCTAAAGAAGCTGGAATCACTTACCCTGGTCACTGATAAAAAGAAGAAGCTCATTGAGCACCTCAAAGATCAGTTCAAGATCATTAAAGCCGCGGGCGGACTGGTCATCAAAGACGGGAAAATCCTGATGATCTACCGGTTGGGCATGTGGGATCTTCCCAAGGGCAAAATCAAGAAAACGGAGGAAACCAGCCTGGCCGCCATCCGCGAGGTGGAGGAGGAGTGCAACATAAAGGTGGCGATCACCGGCGAGTTGCCCAACACCTGGCACTCGTATGCCTACAAAGGCAACAAGATCCTGAAGAAAACCAACTGGTATACCATGCAGTGCCTGGATGACTCTTTGATGAAGCCCCAGGCCGAGGAGTTTATTGAGGAAGTGCGGTTCATGACCCCAGACGAAGTACTGGAAGTGCTACCCGAGTCCTATGCCTCCATTCAGTTTGTTATCCGGGATTATTTGAAGGCAGTGAAGAAAGGTGGAAAGGGATAA
- a CDS encoding metallophosphoesterase family protein translates to MKIGLLSDTHSYLDDRILAHLKGCDEIWHAGDFGVAAVSERLAEVAPLRGVYGNIDGPDVRALHPKNLRFTVEGLDVLMTHIGGYPGKYAPEVREMIKENPPGLFICGHSHILKVMQDPKHGNLLHLNPGAAGKHGFHAMRTMLRFEVNEGKVQHLQAIELGKRA, encoded by the coding sequence ATGAAAATAGGCCTGCTCTCTGATACCCATAGTTACCTGGATGACCGTATTCTGGCGCACTTGAAAGGGTGTGATGAGATCTGGCATGCCGGAGATTTTGGCGTGGCAGCCGTTTCTGAGCGGCTGGCCGAGGTAGCGCCGCTACGGGGCGTGTACGGGAATATTGATGGGCCAGACGTGCGGGCGCTTCACCCCAAGAACCTGCGGTTTACGGTTGAAGGCCTGGACGTGCTCATGACCCATATTGGCGGCTACCCCGGCAAATACGCGCCAGAGGTACGCGAAATGATCAAAGAGAACCCGCCGGGCCTATTCATCTGCGGCCACTCCCACATTTTGAAGGTGATGCAAGACCCCAAACACGGCAACTTGCTGCACCTCAACCCCGGCGCGGCCGGAAAGCACGGCTTCCATGCCATGCGCACCATGCTGCGGTTTGAGGTAAACGAAGGCAAAGTGCAGCACCTGCAGGCCATTGAGCTAGGCAAAAGGGCATAA
- a CDS encoding CTP synthase: MASAKYIFVTGGVTSSLGKGIISASLAKLLQARGFSVTIQKFDPYINIDPGTLNPYEHGECYVTEDGAETDLDLGHYERFLNTPTSQANNVTTGRIYHNVITQERQGAYLGKTVQVVPHITDEIKRRMLMLGETGEFDVVITEIGGCVGDIESLPFIEAVRQLRWDLNPNDTVVIHLTLLPYLKAAGELKTKPTQHSVKALSEAGVQPDILVCRSEYAIPAEMRKKIALFCNVATNSVIESLDAETIYDVPLLMKKEKLDERVIKKLKLTSRQEINLDTWKEFLGRLKNPTEEVHIALVGKYVELPDAYKSIIESFIHAGAFNECKVHLKFIQSEFISAENVHMHLQGLDGVLVAPGFGERGFEGKLEAIKYVRESQIPFFGICLGMQTAAVEFARNVLGLKDAASTEMNPATPHPVIDMMEEQKTVTQKGGTMRLGAYQCDLKKGSKAFQAYGRAHISERHRHRYEFNNQYLKPFEEAGMIASGINPDTGLVEIIELQNHPWFVAAQYHPELKSTVLNPHPLFVRFIKAAITQSKLKNK; this comes from the coding sequence ATGGCTTCTGCTAAATACATCTTCGTTACAGGGGGCGTGACTTCCTCATTAGGGAAAGGCATTATCTCTGCTTCATTGGCTAAACTTCTGCAAGCGAGGGGCTTCTCCGTCACCATCCAGAAATTTGATCCTTACATTAACATTGACCCGGGCACGCTCAACCCCTATGAGCACGGGGAATGCTATGTCACCGAAGATGGCGCCGAGACGGACCTGGACTTAGGCCATTATGAGCGTTTCCTGAACACCCCCACCTCCCAGGCAAACAACGTGACCACCGGCCGTATCTACCACAACGTTATTACCCAGGAGCGCCAGGGCGCCTACTTGGGCAAGACCGTGCAGGTGGTTCCCCACATCACAGATGAGATTAAGCGCCGCATGCTTATGCTGGGCGAGACCGGCGAGTTTGACGTGGTGATCACCGAGATTGGCGGGTGCGTGGGTGATATTGAGTCACTTCCCTTTATAGAAGCCGTGCGCCAATTGCGTTGGGACCTGAACCCCAATGACACCGTGGTGATTCACCTGACGCTTTTGCCTTACCTGAAAGCCGCCGGCGAGCTGAAGACCAAACCCACCCAACATTCCGTAAAGGCCTTATCAGAGGCGGGCGTGCAGCCAGACATCCTGGTGTGCCGGTCTGAGTACGCCATTCCGGCGGAAATGCGCAAGAAAATAGCCTTGTTCTGCAACGTGGCCACTAATTCGGTGATTGAGTCACTGGACGCCGAGACCATCTATGACGTGCCGCTGCTCATGAAAAAAGAAAAGCTGGACGAGCGCGTGATCAAGAAACTGAAACTGACCAGCCGCCAGGAAATCAACCTGGACACTTGGAAAGAATTCCTGGGCCGTCTTAAAAACCCCACCGAAGAAGTACACATTGCCCTGGTAGGGAAATACGTGGAACTGCCAGATGCCTATAAATCCATCATTGAATCCTTCATCCATGCGGGGGCATTCAATGAGTGTAAAGTTCACCTCAAATTCATCCAGTCAGAATTCATCTCCGCAGAGAACGTGCACATGCACCTGCAGGGCCTGGACGGCGTGTTAGTGGCTCCTGGCTTTGGCGAACGCGGGTTTGAAGGCAAACTGGAGGCCATCAAGTACGTGCGCGAAAGCCAGATTCCGTTCTTCGGGATTTGCCTGGGCATGCAGACGGCGGCCGTAGAATTTGCCCGCAACGTGCTGGGCTTGAAAGATGCCGCATCCACCGAGATGAACCCTGCCACCCCCCACCCTGTTATTGACATGATGGAGGAGCAGAAAACCGTGACCCAGAAGGGCGGGACCATGCGCCTGGGCGCGTACCAGTGCGACCTGAAAAAAGGCTCCAAGGCTTTCCAGGCCTATGGCCGGGCCCATATCTCTGAGCGCCACCGCCACCGGTATGAATTCAACAACCAGTACCTGAAGCCGTTTGAAGAAGCCGGCATGATTGCCTCAGGTATTAACCCAGACACCGGGTTGGTAGAGATCATTGAGCTGCAGAACCACCCTTGGTTTGTGGCCGCCCAATATCACCCAGAACTCAAGAGCACCGTGTTGAACCCGCACCCGCTGTTTGTGCGCTTCATCAAGGCCGCCATCACCCAATCAAAACTTAAAAACAAATAA
- a CDS encoding metal-dependent hydrolase produces the protein MEITYYGQSCFLMDLGGTKVLFDPFITPNPLASEIDIDSIDCDYILLSHGHADHVADAEHLLKKTGATLVATFEIVSWYQNKGIEKVHPMNIGGKVHFPFGTLKMVNAIHSSSLPDGTYAGTAAGFVVESAEKSFYYAGDTALHMDMKLLGERYHLDFALLPIGDNFTMDVEDALIAANYVNVKKIIGMHYDTFPYIEIDHVEALELARRQQKELILMEIGQTLEL, from the coding sequence ATGGAAATTACTTATTACGGACAGTCTTGTTTTCTCATGGACCTGGGGGGTACCAAAGTTCTCTTTGACCCTTTTATCACCCCCAATCCCCTGGCCTCTGAGATAGACATTGATTCTATAGATTGTGACTACATCCTGCTCTCCCACGGGCACGCAGACCACGTGGCAGACGCAGAGCACCTGCTCAAGAAAACCGGTGCTACCCTGGTAGCCACGTTTGAGATTGTGAGCTGGTACCAGAACAAAGGCATTGAGAAGGTACACCCCATGAACATTGGGGGCAAGGTGCACTTTCCCTTCGGAACCCTGAAGATGGTGAACGCCATCCATTCCAGCTCTTTGCCAGACGGCACCTATGCCGGGACCGCCGCGGGCTTTGTGGTAGAGAGCGCCGAGAAGTCTTTCTACTACGCCGGAGACACCGCCCTGCACATGGACATGAAACTACTGGGGGAGCGGTACCACCTGGATTTTGCCTTGCTCCCCATAGGTGACAATTTCACCATGGACGTGGAAGACGCCCTGATCGCCGCCAATTACGTGAATGTGAAGAAAATAATCGGGATGCACTATGACACCTTCCCGTACATAGAAATTGATCATGTGGAGGCGCTGGAACTAGCCCGGCGTCAGCAGAAGGAGTTGATTTTGATGGAGATTGGTCAAACTTTAGAACTGTAA
- the coaD gene encoding pantetheine-phosphate adenylyltransferase: MKRIALFPGSFDPFTNGHYDVVQRGCELFDNIIISIGNNSSKNRYFAVPEMVEIIEDVFKDNPKVWVQAYKGLTADFAKEVGARFLLRGLRNTTDFEYENTIAQANRHVNPDLETVFLITSPSLAAINSSIIREIHRFGGNVQDFIPFHLSSLPSNNPG; the protein is encoded by the coding sequence ATGAAGCGCATTGCTCTTTTCCCTGGCTCCTTTGACCCTTTCACCAACGGCCATTATGATGTAGTGCAGCGGGGCTGCGAACTCTTTGACAACATCATCATCTCCATTGGCAACAACAGCAGCAAGAACCGCTATTTTGCCGTGCCCGAAATGGTGGAGATTATTGAAGACGTATTCAAAGACAACCCCAAGGTGTGGGTGCAGGCCTACAAAGGCCTAACCGCCGATTTTGCCAAGGAAGTGGGCGCCCGGTTCCTGCTCAGGGGCCTCAGAAACACCACCGACTTTGAGTACGAGAATACCATTGCGCAGGCCAACCGGCACGTGAACCCAGATCTGGAAACGGTTTTCCTGATCACCTCACCCAGCCTGGCGGCCATCAACTCCTCAATTATAAGGGAGATTCACCGCTTTGGGGGCAACGTGCAGGATTTTATCCCTTTCCACCTTTCTTCACTGCCTTCAAATAATCCCGGATAA
- a CDS encoding MltG/YceG/YrrL family protein: MDDLKVTINTFSAEDTKEFTLFIQRNKKKKDRKDFELFKLLQQKQELSAQKIMEKLYPGEPNPSAYYALRKRLMQHLTDFIVLKQMDEDPTAGSTIMGLLSMARYLFEVGAERLAWNTLRKAERLATENEQFGLLNAIFNLQIERADSEFASDLDQIIQKRNLNKEATDEEERANIASSLIYRRLNQSRVQGRNLQFDAVVQTVLQDYGLTQAVSQRPSLFYKLMSITRTAVLARRDFFTFEPFIIEKYQAMAASPGFSLAHQFYKIQLLYMIAHVLYRNRKFDQSNTYLEELNQTLQGPARNYYTVFYPKYLFLKTANDAFLNNLAQSVRLLEDLLKPNRITLPPKEFLTVRLGLSFLYFAQDAYSKANNCLLQINHSDKWCERIMGREWVLKKKMGELIIQYEIGNLDLALDWVKALERSFEDLLCQEVYKNARSFLQLISFLILQPNMATRKDFFLQVEDSLDFGPAEHEDLQAMSFYAWLKSKMLGRKYYEVLLELANAA, translated from the coding sequence ATGGATGATTTAAAAGTCACGATCAATACATTTTCTGCGGAGGACACCAAAGAGTTCACGTTATTCATCCAGCGGAACAAGAAAAAGAAGGACCGGAAGGATTTTGAGTTGTTTAAGCTGCTGCAGCAGAAACAGGAGCTTTCTGCGCAGAAGATCATGGAGAAGCTGTACCCGGGCGAACCCAACCCATCGGCTTACTATGCGTTGCGCAAACGCCTCATGCAGCACCTCACCGATTTCATAGTGCTCAAACAGATGGATGAAGACCCTACGGCTGGTTCCACCATCATGGGCCTGCTGTCCATGGCCCGCTACCTGTTTGAGGTGGGGGCCGAACGGTTGGCCTGGAACACCCTTAGAAAAGCCGAGCGGCTGGCCACGGAGAACGAGCAGTTCGGGCTTCTCAACGCCATCTTTAACCTGCAGATTGAACGCGCCGATAGCGAATTTGCCAGCGACCTGGACCAGATCATTCAAAAACGCAACCTGAACAAGGAGGCCACCGACGAAGAGGAGCGGGCCAATATTGCCAGCAGCCTGATCTACCGGCGCCTTAACCAGTCACGGGTGCAAGGCCGCAACCTGCAGTTTGACGCAGTAGTGCAAACCGTGTTGCAAGACTACGGCCTAACCCAGGCGGTAAGCCAACGACCCTCCCTTTTTTATAAACTGATGTCTATCACCAGAACCGCCGTTCTGGCCCGCCGAGACTTTTTCACTTTTGAGCCCTTTATTATTGAGAAGTACCAGGCCATGGCCGCCAGCCCGGGCTTTTCGCTGGCGCACCAGTTCTACAAGATCCAGTTGCTGTACATGATTGCGCACGTGCTTTACCGCAACCGAAAGTTCGACCAGTCCAATACCTATCTGGAAGAGTTAAACCAAACCCTGCAGGGGCCGGCCAGAAACTATTACACGGTTTTCTACCCCAAGTACCTGTTTCTGAAAACCGCCAATGACGCCTTCCTTAACAACCTGGCCCAGTCGGTGCGGCTGCTGGAGGATTTGCTGAAGCCCAACAGAATCACCTTGCCGCCCAAAGAGTTTCTCACCGTCCGCCTGGGGCTAAGCTTTCTGTATTTTGCCCAGGACGCCTATTCCAAAGCCAACAACTGCCTGCTGCAGATCAACCACTCAGATAAGTGGTGTGAACGGATCATGGGTCGGGAATGGGTCCTGAAAAAGAAAATGGGGGAGTTGATTATCCAGTATGAGATTGGCAACCTGGATCTGGCTCTGGACTGGGTGAAGGCGCTGGAACGCTCCTTTGAGGATTTGTTGTGCCAGGAAGTGTATAAAAATGCGCGCTCGTTTCTGCAGTTGATCAGTTTCCTGATTCTTCAGCCAAACATGGCCACCCGCAAGGATTTCTTCCTGCAAGTGGAAGACAGCCTGGACTTTGGCCCTGCAGAGCACGAAGACCTGCAGGCCATGAGTTTCTATGCCTGGCTTAAATCAAAAATGCTGGGCCGGAAATACTATGAGGTGCTGCTGGAACTGGCCAATGCGGCCTAA
- the yidC gene encoding membrane protein insertase YidC: protein MDRNSAIGMGLIAVIILVYSIFFMKGPEQKTGPETKKATTAATMAPDSSAVASTPADDSLARAQRSSQLGEFGALATGQNQNLVLENKELKVTLGSQGGKVEEVVLKNYKTWDQKALVLFDSKSSRQEFTFQTKSGRTIKLSDLFFQPSAVANLTVKEKPAKAITFTAQVAPGQSIEQVYTLQDDSYQVGYQLHFRGMEGVVAQQPVVLTWTDELKRLEKDIKQNRNHSTLNYYTAEGSFDKLSASSTDPEAEKLEEPVKWVANKQNFFTAAIIADNSFSDAEVSSTFKDEDTTQVKTLRSKLSIPVQDVLGGKGHFTYFFGPNDYDVLKRVTEDFDRNLELGWGIFAYVNKYLIIPAFDFLEDFIGSYGIIIILLVLYIKLLLSPLTYKSYISMAKMKVLKPEIDAIKEKHDGDMQKTQAETMALYSKMGVNPMSGCIPMLLQMPILFAMFNFFPNSIELRQEPFLWAHDLSTYDVFAMLPFTIPFYGNHVSMFTLLMTASTILYTWSNNQVSTVQGPMKFYSYLMPIIFMFVLNSFPAGLSFYYFVSNIVTFGQQALIRYFVDEGKIRKNLEDYQEKNKGKEPKGGFQKRIQDAMKAAAEQEAQRKKGAR, encoded by the coding sequence ATGGATAGGAATTCCGCAATAGGCATGGGCCTGATTGCCGTTATCATACTGGTTTACAGTATTTTCTTCATGAAAGGCCCTGAGCAAAAGACAGGGCCCGAAACTAAAAAAGCAACCACGGCTGCCACCATGGCTCCAGATTCCTCGGCTGTGGCTTCTACGCCGGCAGATGACTCTCTGGCCAGAGCGCAACGCTCCTCGCAATTAGGAGAGTTTGGTGCCTTGGCAACCGGGCAAAACCAGAACCTGGTGCTGGAGAACAAAGAGTTGAAGGTAACCTTGGGCAGCCAGGGCGGTAAAGTAGAGGAAGTAGTCCTGAAGAACTACAAAACTTGGGACCAGAAGGCCTTGGTGCTGTTTGACTCTAAAAGCAGCCGTCAGGAATTCACGTTCCAGACCAAATCTGGCCGTACCATAAAGCTATCAGACCTGTTTTTCCAGCCGTCTGCCGTAGCTAACCTTACCGTGAAGGAAAAACCTGCCAAGGCGATCACCTTCACCGCGCAGGTAGCCCCCGGCCAGTCTATTGAGCAGGTGTACACCCTCCAGGACGATTCCTATCAGGTAGGATACCAACTTCATTTCAGAGGCATGGAAGGCGTTGTGGCCCAGCAGCCCGTGGTCCTTACCTGGACCGATGAGCTGAAGCGCCTGGAGAAAGACATCAAGCAGAACCGCAACCACTCCACCCTCAACTACTACACCGCTGAAGGCAGCTTTGACAAGCTTTCTGCCAGCTCCACAGACCCTGAGGCCGAGAAACTGGAGGAACCTGTCAAGTGGGTAGCCAACAAGCAGAACTTCTTCACCGCGGCCATAATCGCAGACAACAGCTTCTCTGATGCCGAGGTTTCCAGTACGTTCAAGGACGAAGACACTACCCAGGTGAAGACCCTGCGCTCCAAGCTCAGCATTCCGGTGCAGGACGTGTTGGGCGGCAAAGGCCACTTCACCTATTTCTTCGGCCCGAACGATTACGACGTCCTGAAGCGGGTAACCGAAGACTTTGACCGAAACCTGGAACTGGGCTGGGGCATTTTCGCCTACGTAAACAAGTACCTCATCATCCCGGCGTTTGACTTCCTGGAAGACTTTATTGGCAGCTACGGCATCATCATTATTCTGTTGGTGCTCTACATCAAGTTGCTGCTGAGCCCGCTGACCTACAAGTCGTACATCTCTATGGCCAAGATGAAGGTCTTGAAGCCTGAGATTGACGCCATCAAGGAGAAGCACGACGGGGATATGCAGAAAACGCAGGCCGAGACCATGGCCCTGTATTCTAAGATGGGCGTGAACCCTATGAGTGGCTGTATCCCTATGCTGCTGCAGATGCCTATCCTGTTTGCCATGTTCAACTTCTTCCCTAACTCCATTGAGTTGCGGCAGGAGCCGTTCCTGTGGGCCCATGACCTGAGCACCTATGACGTGTTTGCCATGCTGCCGTTCACCATTCCCTTCTATGGAAACCACGTGAGTATGTTCACCCTGCTCATGACCGCCTCTACTATTCTATACACCTGGTCCAATAACCAGGTGAGCACGGTGCAGGGACCCATGAAGTTCTACTCTTACCTGATGCCGATCATCTTCATGTTTGTGTTGAACAGCTTCCCGGCCGGCCTTAGCTTCTATTACTTCGTGTCTAACATTGTCACCTTCGGGCAGCAGGCCTTGATCCGGTACTTTGTAGACGAAGGAAAGATCCGGAAGAACCTGGAAGACTACCAGGAGAAAAACAAAGGCAAAGAGCCTAAAGGCGGCTTCCAGAAACGGATCCAAGATGCCATGAAAGCGGCTGCGGAGCAAGAAGCCCAACGCAAGAAAGGCGCCAGATAG
- the pyrE gene encoding orotate phosphoribosyltransferase: MPHTETAAQIAAYLLESQAVRLRPEQPFRWSSGWNSPIYCDNRVTLSYPHIRTFIKKALAQVVQEHFGGVQAIAGVATAGIAQGALVADLLDLPYLYVRPEPKSHGMGNQIEGKLEKGQRIVLIEDLVSTGGSSLKAAKAVQEAGGEVIGMAAIFTYGFGQADANFAAANIPTVCLSHYNALLETAAQQGYISKDAIATLEEWRQSPETWGK; the protein is encoded by the coding sequence ATGCCACACACAGAAACCGCCGCGCAGATAGCGGCTTACCTCCTGGAGTCCCAGGCCGTTCGGCTTCGTCCGGAGCAACCTTTCCGTTGGAGCTCCGGCTGGAACTCCCCTATTTACTGCGATAACCGCGTCACGCTCTCTTATCCGCATATCCGTACGTTTATTAAAAAAGCCCTGGCCCAGGTCGTTCAAGAGCATTTTGGGGGAGTACAAGCCATTGCCGGCGTGGCCACCGCCGGCATTGCCCAGGGTGCCCTGGTGGCAGACCTTTTAGACTTGCCGTATTTATACGTACGTCCTGAACCAAAAAGCCATGGAATGGGAAATCAAATTGAAGGAAAGTTGGAAAAAGGCCAACGCATTGTCCTCATTGAAGACCTGGTCTCTACCGGAGGCTCCTCTTTAAAGGCCGCCAAGGCCGTGCAGGAAGCCGGCGGAGAGGTCATTGGCATGGCCGCCATCTTCACCTACGGCTTCGGCCAAGCCGATGCCAACTTTGCCGCTGCCAACATCCCTACCGTCTGCCTGAGCCACTACAACGCCCTCCTGGAGACCGCCGCCCAACAAGGCTATATCTCTAAAGACGCCATTGCTACCCTGGAAGAATGGCGCCAGTCACCAGAGACGTGGGGAAAGTGA
- a CDS encoding threonine aldolase family protein — protein sequence MKPFIDLRSDTVTKPTPAMLEAMFQAPVGDDVYGEDPMVNELQAYGASLFGMEAGLFCPSGTMTNQIAIKLHTQPLTEVICERTSHIYLYEVGGIAFNSAASVHLVNGERGKITPQQVEAGINPDNIHYPITRLVSLENTCNKGGGSYYTIEEIAAISEVCKLNNLALHMDGARVFNALVASGDDAKAYGRYFDTISVCLSKGLGAPVGSLLLGTKPLIEQAKRVRKVLGGGWRQAGYLAAAGLYALQNNISRLQEDHDRAAQLGTALGQACYVEDVMPVETNIVIFRLAPQVKDSDFLKYLEGFGILASAFGPQQIRLVTHLDLTEDMVQTIIQAIANYKA from the coding sequence ATGAAACCTTTCATAGATCTTAGAAGCGATACGGTTACCAAACCTACGCCCGCCATGTTAGAGGCCATGTTCCAAGCCCCGGTGGGTGATGACGTGTACGGTGAAGACCCCATGGTCAATGAGTTACAGGCTTACGGGGCGTCTCTCTTCGGGATGGAGGCGGGCCTCTTCTGCCCTTCCGGAACCATGACCAACCAGATTGCCATTAAGCTTCACACTCAACCGCTCACCGAGGTAATTTGTGAACGCACCAGCCATATTTACTTGTATGAAGTAGGCGGCATCGCGTTTAACTCGGCGGCCTCTGTTCATTTGGTAAACGGCGAGCGGGGTAAGATCACGCCCCAGCAGGTAGAGGCCGGCATCAACCCAGACAACATCCACTACCCTATCACCCGCCTGGTTTCCCTGGAAAACACCTGCAACAAGGGCGGTGGCTCTTATTATACCATTGAGGAAATTGCGGCCATTTCTGAGGTGTGCAAGCTAAACAACCTGGCCCTGCACATGGACGGCGCCCGGGTATTCAACGCCCTGGTGGCCTCCGGCGATGACGCCAAAGCCTACGGACGCTACTTTGATACCATCTCGGTTTGCCTGTCCAAAGGACTGGGCGCCCCGGTGGGGTCTTTGCTGTTGGGCACTAAACCCCTGATTGAACAAGCCAAGCGCGTGCGCAAGGTGCTGGGAGGTGGCTGGCGCCAGGCAGGCTATCTGGCCGCCGCTGGGCTGTACGCGCTCCAGAACAACATCAGTCGTCTGCAGGAGGACCATGACCGGGCCGCGCAACTGGGCACTGCCTTAGGCCAAGCCTGCTACGTGGAAGACGTGATGCCGGTAGAAACCAACATTGTCATCTTCCGGCTGGCCCCTCAGGTGAAGGATTCTGATTTTCTAAAGTATCTTGAGGGGTTTGGCATTCTGGCTAGCGCCTTCGGACCGCAGCAGATCAGGCTGGTCACTCACCTGGACCTCACCGAGGACATGGTGCAGACCATTATTCAGGCCATAGCAAATTACAAAGCCTAG
- a CDS encoding ParB/RepB/Spo0J family partition protein, whose amino-acid sequence MSDNSAKKKQGGLGRGLNALIAGSYDRKPESTPTNLNVANTIADIALTQIETNPFQPRTHFDQVALEELAESIRIQGIIQPITVRQLNAETYQLISGERRYQAAKLAGLDTIPAYIRKADDQQMLEMALIENIQRENLNAIEIALSYQRLLSECNLKQEELGDRVGKKRTTVTNYLRLLKLPPDIQIGIRDNLISMGHARAIINIDDVEKQLEVYRKIVNEELSVRKVEELVRNLNLANKKPDPQTKLDLHPFENEVKRVESRLSSYFGTRIHVKASAEGKGEIKIPFVSVDELNRILEILNYA is encoded by the coding sequence ATGTCTGATAATTCAGCCAAGAAAAAACAAGGCGGCCTTGGAAGAGGCCTGAATGCGCTTATTGCGGGCAGTTATGACCGCAAACCAGAATCAACTCCAACTAATCTTAACGTTGCTAATACCATCGCAGATATAGCTTTAACCCAGATTGAGACCAACCCCTTCCAGCCGCGTACCCACTTTGACCAAGTGGCCCTGGAAGAATTGGCTGAATCTATCCGCATCCAGGGAATCATCCAGCCCATTACGGTCCGTCAGCTGAACGCTGAGACGTATCAGCTGATCTCTGGGGAGCGCCGCTACCAGGCCGCCAAACTGGCCGGGCTAGACACCATTCCTGCCTACATCAGAAAAGCCGATGACCAGCAAATGCTGGAAATGGCCCTGATTGAGAACATTCAGCGGGAAAACCTCAACGCCATAGAGATTGCCCTTAGCTACCAGCGCCTGCTGTCTGAGTGTAACCTTAAGCAGGAAGAACTGGGCGACCGTGTTGGCAAGAAGCGCACAACGGTGACCAATTACCTGCGGTTATTGAAATTGCCGCCAGACATCCAAATCGGGATCCGGGACAACCTTATTTCCATGGGCCACGCCCGCGCCATCATCAACATTGATGACGTGGAAAAGCAGCTGGAAGTCTACCGCAAGATTGTGAACGAGGAACTGTCTGTGCGCAAGGTGGAGGAACTGGTGCGTAACCTGAACCTGGCCAACAAAAAACCAGACCCGCAGACCAAATTAGATTTGCATCCGTTTGAGAATGAAGTGAAGCGGGTAGAATCAAGGCTATCCTCTTACTTTGGCACCCGTATTCACGTCAAGGCGTCGGCTGAAGGCAAAGGCGAAATCAAAATCCC
- a CDS encoding ParA family protein yields MGKIIAVANQKGGVGKTTSAINLAASLAALEFKTLLVDADPQANATSGIGFDPKDIENSIYECMVDGINVEEIILSSPIDFLDLIPSHIDLVGAEVEMINLPNREDKMKQVLVPLKEKYDFIIIDCSPSLGLITVNSLTAADSVIIPVQCEYFALEGLGKLLNTIKIIQSRLNPDLEIEGLLLTMYDVRLRLSNQVVEEVKMHFQQMVFDTIIPRNVKLSESPSFGIPAILHDAESKGAISYLNLAREIVEKNGVAVAQ; encoded by the coding sequence ATGGGAAAAATAATTGCCGTTGCCAACCAGAAAGGCGGCGTGGGAAAAACCACGTCGGCCATTAACCTGGCAGCCAGCTTAGCCGCTTTAGAATTCAAGACCCTGCTGGTAGATGCTGACCCGCAGGCCAACGCCACCTCTGGCATAGGGTTTGACCCCAAAGACATTGAAAACAGCATCTATGAGTGCATGGTAGACGGGATCAACGTGGAGGAGATCATCCTTTCCTCGCCCATTGATTTTCTGGACCTTATCCCCTCCCACATAGACCTGGTGGGAGCCGAGGTAGAGATGATCAACCTGCCTAACCGCGAGGACAAGATGAAGCAGGTGCTGGTGCCCCTGAAGGAGAAGTATGATTTCATCATCATAGACTGCTCTCCTTCCCTGGGTCTTATCACCGTGAACTCTTTAACCGCCGCAGACTCTGTCATCATTCCGGTGCAGTGCGAGTACTTCGCCCTGGAAGGCTTAGGCAAGCTGTTGAACACCATCAAGATCATTCAGTCCCGCCTGAACCCTGACCTGGAGATTGAAGGCCTGCTGCTCACCATGTATGACGTGCGCCTGCGCCTGTCTAACCAGGTGGTGGAGGAAGTGAAAATGCACTTCCAGCAAATGGTGTTTGATACCATTATCCCGCGTAACGTGAAACTGAGTGAGTCGCCCAGCTTCGGGATTCCCGCCATTTTGCATGACGCCGAAAGTAAAGGGGCCATCAGCTACCTTAACCTTGCCCGTGAGATTGTGGAGAAGAACGGCGTAGCGGTTGCCCAGTAA